In the Kwoniella shivajii chromosome 2, complete sequence genome, one interval contains:
- a CDS encoding haloacid dehalogenase, type II: MPSVVFDVVGTCFSYDNGAEAVQARLGDKLAKYGIPSKLLFYAWVTGTERDYSYLSQIKQYKPFFDIMSSTLTRVLFQAGVPAEDLDGFFTDDDLQYIREEYKQLKPRPGLKEMMQTLRDGGFEVWCCSDANVDRVKGYFDKAGVEMPLDHVLSADMVSAGKPEPEVYKFAREKAGSDKPGEVSIFAASHAWDTAAAKSAGFLTAYTTTYEYDECTNIFGKSDFVAPDLISLGKGIVEKWGKK; the protein is encoded by the exons ATGCCTTCTGTTGTTT TTGACGTTGTAGGAACTTGTT TCTCATATGACAATGGTGCCGAAGCCGTTCAAGCCCGACTTGGTGACAAACTCGCCAAGTATGGTATTCCTTCCAAACTTCTCTTCTACGCTTGGGTAACCGGTACCGAACGAGACTATTCATATCTATCCCAAATCAAACAATACAAACccttctttgacatcatgTCCAGCACTCTCACGCGTGTCCTTTTCCAAGCCGGTGTACCCGCAGAAGACCTCGACGGTTTCTTCACCGATGATGATTTACAGTACATCAGAGAAGAGTACAAGCAGCTTAAGCCCCGACCTGGACTCAAAGAAATGATGCAAACATTGCGAGATGGTGGATTTGAGGTTTGGTGTTGCTCTGATGCCAATGTCGACCGAGTAAAAGGATACTTCGACAAAGCAGGTGTAGAGATGCCCTTGGATCACGTTTTATCTGCGGATATGGTTAGCGCTGGTAAACCGGAACCAGAGGTATACAAATTCGCAAGAGAAAAGGCTGGATCTGATAAGCCAGGAGAGGTTTCCATCTTTGCTG CATCTCACGCATGGGATACCGCTGCTGCCAAATCCGCCGGCTTCCTCACTGCttacaccaccacctacgAGTACGATGAGTGCACCAACATCTTCGGCAAGTCGGACTTTGTTGCCCCAGATCTTATATCGTTGGGTAAAGGTATAGTAGAAAAATGGGGTAAGAAGTAG
- a CDS encoding 4-aminobutyrate transaminase yields MPAIASSSHIAPLPSASKPLPLTTSTEGLQAIADKHITKGLGRLRDHVFREGKGLRVLTTENQKLLDFTSGIGVTSLGHAHPDVTAAIIAQAQSIIHVQCAIGLSEPYVQLVESLLTMMPDPSLDSFFFWNSGSEAIEAAIKVARTRTKRNNIVVMQGGYHGRTSGAAALTRSKTSFFKGTGPLMPCVYTTPFPYWHAMGLPKETSEEVLVEQAILGIENLLQQQTAPEDTAAIFLEPVVGEGGYIPAPPAYIRHLRDLCDKHGILLVIDEIQTGFCRTGKTFAIEHSGVKPDIMVFAKGFANGMPISGIVTSSDIMKVMAPGSLGGTYSGNVVACAAALATTRYMRTHDILGNVQARSEQIFKGLREIHADTENGGWMIEEVRGQGLMIAMEFKDPNSKLTRSHSRGDIKLPANLNKLVQDACYDRGLLVLTTSIYPVLRLIPALILSEEEVDEMLSTMKEAVKEVAKAVEGK; encoded by the exons ATGCCTGCTATAGCCTCAAGCTCCCATATCGCACCTCTCCCTTCGGCCTCCAAGCCTCTTCCACTCACCACTTCTACTGAAGGTCTTCAAGCCATCGCTGATAAGCATATCACCAAAGGTCTGGGCCGACTTCGTGACCATGTTTTCAGAGAAGGCAAAGGTCTTCGAGTTCTAACCACT GAAAACCAAAAACTGCTCGATTTCACATCAGGTATCGGAGTAACCTCCCTTGGTCATGCTCATCCAGATGTCACCGCTGCTATCATCGCTCAGGCGCAATCTATCATCCACGTGCAATGTGCCATAGGCCTTTCTGAGCCTTACGTTCAATTGGTAGAGTCATTACTCACCATGATGCCTGATCCGAGCTTGGACAGCTTCTTTTTCTGGAATTCTGGATCCGAAGCCATAGAGGCGGCCATCAAGGTAGCCAGAACAAGGACAAAGCGAAACAACATCGTCGTCATGCAGGGTGGTTACCATG GCCGAACTTCCGGTGCTGCTGCATTGACACGATCCaaaacatctttcttcaagGGTACTGGTCCTTTGATG CCATGCGTGTACACTACTCCCTTCCCCTACTGGCACGCCATGGGCTTACCCAAGGAGACTTCTGAGGAGGTCCTTGTCGAACAAGCCATTCTAGGCATCGAGAATCTGCTCCAACAGCAAACTGCTCCCGAAGATACAGCTGCGATCTTCCTTGAACCTGTCGTCGGCGAAGGTGGTTACATTCCCGCTCCCCCTGCCTACATCAGACATCTCCGAGATCTTTGTGACAAACACGGCATACTCCTTGTCATCGATGAGATTCAAACTGGATTCTGCAGAACCGGGAAAACATTCGCTATTGAACACTCCGGTGTAAAGCCTGATATCATGGTGTTTGCTAAAGGATTTGCCAATGGCATGCCCATCTCCGGTATTGTAACATCTTCCGACATCATGAAAGTCATGGCACCTGGATCACTT GGTGGAACATACTCTGGAAATGTTGTTGCTTGCGCTGCTGCTCTTGCCACCACTCGATACATGAGGACACATGACATTCTCGGGAACGTCCAAGCTCGATCAGAACAGATATTTAAGGGTCTCCGCGAGATCCACGCTGATACTGAGAATGGAGGATGGATGATCGAGGAGGTCCGAGGACAAGGT TTAATGATCGCAATGGAATTCAAAGATCCTAATTCCAAGCTCACTCGATCTCACTCGAGAGGAGATATCAAACTTCCCGCGAACCTTAACAAGCTCGTGCAGGATGCATGTTACGACCGAGGGCTTTTAGTCTTGACGACTAGTATCTACCCTGTGTTGAGGTTGATCCCtgctttgattttgagtGAGGAGGAAGTCGACGAGATGTTGAGCACCATGAAGGAGGCTGTTAAGGAGGTCGCAAAAGCTGTCGAAGGCAAATAG